The Pseudoalteromonas carrageenovora IAM 12662 DNA window TACGAAAAGTACTTAAAACCGACAGCCAGTTTGGTAAAGCAACACCTAATGTTAAAGCCACAGCGCAAGCGGCTAAAGAAGTATTAATTCCGCTATTAGATGAGCAGGTAATTGTGACTCAAGGTTTTGTTGGCAGCGACGAATTTGGCCAAACAACCACGCTTGGCCGTGGTGGCTCAGATTACAGCGCTGCATTACTTGCTGAAGCGATTAACGCTAAAAGCGTACATATTTGGACCGACGTAGTGGGTATTTTTAGCACAGACCCTCGTTTGTGTGCAAAAGCAACACCTATAGCCCGTTTAAGCTTTGACGAAGCCGCAGAAATGGCCACCTTTGGCGCAAAAGTATTGCACCCAGCCACTATTTTACCAGCGAGTCGCAGCCACATTAATGTATTTGTAGGTTCAAGCCGTGAGCCAGAGCGCGGTGGTACATGGATTGAGCGTGAAAAATCGCAGCAACCAGGTATACGCGCCGTAACACAACGTAAAAACCAAATATTGCTCACCCTTAAAAGCCCTGAAATGCTATTGGCAAGTGGCTTTTTAGCCCGCGTGTTTACCATTTTAAGTGAGTTTAATATATCGGTAGATTTAGTTACTACCTCTGAAATAAGCGTAGCCATTACCCTCGATAACGCGCCTAATGCCTCTCGCCCAGAGCTTGAGCAAGCGTGTTTAGATAAGCTTGCTGAATTTTGTCATGTATCGGTTGAAAACAACTTAACGTTAGTGGCGCTTATTGGCTCAGAAATACAGCTTCGTCAGCACGAAATGAACCTAATGAATGTACTAAAAGAGTTTAATATTCGTTTAATTTGCCATGGTGCAAGTAAGCACAACCTTTGCTTTTTAGTAGAGCAGGGCGAGTCAGATAACGTGGTACAAGCTATACATAGCCGCCTATTAGAGGTGTAAAATAAACAGTTAAAGTATAAAGTCTGTTATTAAAAAGCATCGCCAGTCGGTGCTTTTTTTATGCGCTACAGTTACATCAAATTGGGTGTGTTTGTCATTACTTTCAACGGTAACACAGTTACTTGACGCACTGAGTGTTGCCATATTTAACTCGTTAAACACATTAGGGCTAAGCAATTTAGCAATAGGGCGGCTGGTGGCTTTAGCAAGCGACTCTTTTAATGTCCAAATTCTAAAAAAGGTATTAGCTTGGGTTTGCGTAT harbors:
- the lysC gene encoding lysine-sensitive aspartokinase 3, which gives rise to MTTQSAPQTVPKTEFSAKSDYIVAKFGGTSVANFEAMSRCSEIIVADKSVRIVAVSASAGVTNHLVALCKSSITPEQRQEHIDGVLAIQHAILDELSLDADLAVGFNETLKAFQTLALETLTTDQQHDELLSFGERLSSYLFAQVLRLKGLNADRFDVRKVLKTDSQFGKATPNVKATAQAAKEVLIPLLDEQVIVTQGFVGSDEFGQTTTLGRGGSDYSAALLAEAINAKSVHIWTDVVGIFSTDPRLCAKATPIARLSFDEAAEMATFGAKVLHPATILPASRSHINVFVGSSREPERGGTWIEREKSQQPGIRAVTQRKNQILLTLKSPEMLLASGFLARVFTILSEFNISVDLVTTSEISVAITLDNAPNASRPELEQACLDKLAEFCHVSVENNLTLVALIGSEIQLRQHEMNLMNVLKEFNIRLICHGASKHNLCFLVEQGESDNVVQAIHSRLLEV